Proteins co-encoded in one Cricetulus griseus strain 17A/GY chromosome 1 unlocalized genomic scaffold, alternate assembly CriGri-PICRH-1.0 chr1_1, whole genome shotgun sequence genomic window:
- the LOC100758571 gene encoding LOW QUALITY PROTEIN: 40S ribosomal protein S27-like (The sequence of the model RefSeq protein was modified relative to this genomic sequence to represent the inferred CDS: substituted 1 base at 1 genomic stop codon), with product MQTIYSWIWITGAGRTTTMPLARDLLHPSLEEEKKKTXKRKKKRLVRSPNSYFMDVKCPGCYKITTVFSHAQTVVLCVGCSTVLCQSTGGKSRLTEGCSFRRKQH from the coding sequence ATGCAAACTATCTATTCCTGGATCTGGATCACAGGTGCTGGCCGAACCACCACCATGCCTCTGGCTAGAGATCTATTGCATCCTTCcttggaagaggaaaagaaaaaaacataaaaacgtAAGAAGAAACGGTTGGTTCGGAGCCCAAATTCTTACTTCATGGATGTGAAATGTCCAGGTTGCTACAAGATTACTACAGTTTTCAGCCATGCTCAGACagtggttctttgtgtaggttgTTCAACAGTGCTGTGCCAGTCCACAGGAGGAAAATCCAGGCTCACAGAAGGCTGTTCATTTAGAAGAAAGCAACACTAA